CAGCACCAGGTCGGCGTCGGCGCCTTCAGTGATGACGCCTTTGCGCGGGTAGAGGTTGAAGAGCTTGGCGGTGTTGGCACTGGTGATGGCGACGAACTCGCTCGGGGTCAGCCGGCCCGTGTTGACGCCGGCGTCCCAGATCACCGCCAGCCGCTCCTCGATGCCGCCGCAGCCATTGGGGATCTTGGCGAAATGCTCGATGCCGGCGGCCTTCTGCTGCGCGCAGAAGGTGCAGTGGTCGGTGGCGGTGGTGTGCAGGCTGCCGGCCTGCAGGCCGCGCCACAGGAAGTCCTGGTGGATCTTGGGGCGGAAGGGCGGGCTCATCACGTGCGCGGCGGCGCGCGCGAAGTCCTTGTCGCGGTAGACCGAGTCGTCGATCAGCAGATGGCCGGCCAGTACCTCGCCATACACACGCTGGCCACGCGCCCGGGCGCGGGCGATGGCCTCAGCGGCCTCGATGCAGGACACATGCACGATGTAGATCGGCACGCCCAGCACATCGGCAATCGCAATGGCGCGGTTGGCGGCCTCACCCTCCACCATCGGGGGGCGCGAGAGCGGATGCCCCTCCGGCCCGGTGATGCCCATCTTGGCCACCTCCTGCTGCAGCAGGTAGACCAGTTCGCCGTTCTCGGCATGCACGGTGGGCATGGCGCCCAGTTCCAGCGCGCGGCGGAAGCTGTTCACCAGGGTCTCGTCGTCGCACATGATGGCGTTCTTGTAGGCCATGAAGTGCTTGAAGCTGTTCACGCCTTCCTCGGTGACGAGGGTGCCCATGTCGCGGCTGACGCCCTCGTTCCACCAGGTCACGGCCACATGGAAGCTGTAGTCGGCTGAACTCTTCTCAGCCCAGCCGCGCCAGGTTCGGTAGGCCTCCATCAGCGGCTGCTGCGGGTTGGGGATGACGAAGTCGATGATGGACGTGGTGCCCCCGGCCAGGCCGGCGGCCGTGCCGGTGAAGAAGTCGTCCATCGTCACCGTGCCCATGAAGGGCAGCTGCATATGCGTGTGCGGGTCGATACCGCCGGGCATCAGGTATTGGCCGCTGCCGTCCAGCACCTGACAGCCCGCCGGGGCCTCGCGCGCCGCGCGCTCACCCACGGCGGCGATGACGCCATCCACACAGAGCACATCGCCGGCGAACTCACGGTCGGCGTTGACGACGGTAGCGCCACGGATCAGCAAGGCAGTCATTTCAGTGGTCTCGTTTTGCGGTGAGGAAGTAGATGAGGCCGGCGACGCCCAGGCTGAAGAACCAGCCGAAGTCGAACAGACCGAGCAGCAGCGGCGGGAGGCCGTCTTTGGCAATGACGCCCGACACCGCCAGATAGCCCGGCAGACAGGGCAGCACGCCCAGCACAAAGGCGATCACGGCTCGTCCGTTCCAGCCGTTTGCGTACTCGTAGGCGCCGCCGCGCTGATATAGCTCGTCCACCTTGAGCGTGGCCTTGCGCACCCCGTAGTAGTCCACCAGCAAGATGCCGGCAATGGCGCCGAGCAGGGTGCCGTAGCCGCCCAGCCAGGTGAATAGATAGGCCCCCGAGGTGGCCAAGAGCTTCCAGGGCATGAAGAGCAGGCCGATGCCGGCGGCGATCAGCCCGCCCATGCGGAAGCTGATCTTGTCCGGCGCCAGCAGCGAGAAGTCGTAGCTGGGCGAAACCAGGTTCGCGGCCACATTGGTCGTCAGGTTCGCCAGCAGGATGACCACCAGGCCGATGCCGGCGGCCAGCGGGCCCATTTGCGTCAGCAGCCCGTCGGGGAACAGCTGGGCCTTGCCGTACAGGATCTGGCTGACCGAAAAGCCGATCACACCGACCAGCGAAAACAGCGCCATGGGCAGCGGCAGGCCGATGGCCTGGCCGGTCATCTGCTCGCGCTGGTTTTTGGCGAAGCGCGTGAAGTCCGGGATGTTGAGCGCCAGCGTGGCCCAGAAGCCGACCAGGCCGGTGAGTGCCGCCCAGGTTTTGGGGCCGCCCTCCACCACCTTGGCCGGCAGGCTGAAGATCTGGCTCGGCGACACGTTCATGAAGGCCCAGACGACCAGGCCGATGGAGGCCAAGATCATCAGCGGCGCGGCCACCACTTCGAGCAGACGGATGGATTCGAGCCCGCGCCAGATGAAGACCAGGTGCAGGGCCCAGAAGGCCATGAAGCAGGCGAACTGCGATGCGCTGATGGTCTCGCCCGCCGCCGGACCGGCGAGCGCAAAGCCCAGGGTGTTCAAGAGACCATGCAGGGCCAGGCCGCCGAAGTAGCAATTGATGGAGAACCAGCCGCAGGCCACCAGCCCGCGCAGCA
Above is a window of Inhella inkyongensis DNA encoding:
- a CDS encoding NCS1 family nucleobase:cation symporter-1 gives rise to the protein MTESANSLANEDLLPTTAAQRHWSAKDYAALWVGMVICVPTYTMASSMLDQGFSWQQAIWLVFIANCIVLAPMLLIGHAGAKYGIPFPVLARASFGVKGANLPAVLRGLVACGWFSINCYFGGLALHGLLNTLGFALAGPAAGETISASQFACFMAFWALHLVFIWRGLESIRLLEVVAAPLMILASIGLVVWAFMNVSPSQIFSLPAKVVEGGPKTWAALTGLVGFWATLALNIPDFTRFAKNQREQMTGQAIGLPLPMALFSLVGVIGFSVSQILYGKAQLFPDGLLTQMGPLAAGIGLVVILLANLTTNVAANLVSPSYDFSLLAPDKISFRMGGLIAAGIGLLFMPWKLLATSGAYLFTWLGGYGTLLGAIAGILLVDYYGVRKATLKVDELYQRGGAYEYANGWNGRAVIAFVLGVLPCLPGYLAVSGVIAKDGLPPLLLGLFDFGWFFSLGVAGLIYFLTAKRDH
- the hydA gene encoding dihydropyrimidinase — translated: MTALLIRGATVVNADREFAGDVLCVDGVIAAVGERAAREAPAGCQVLDGSGQYLMPGGIDPHTHMQLPFMGTVTMDDFFTGTAAGLAGGTTSIIDFVIPNPQQPLMEAYRTWRGWAEKSSADYSFHVAVTWWNEGVSRDMGTLVTEEGVNSFKHFMAYKNAIMCDDETLVNSFRRALELGAMPTVHAENGELVYLLQQEVAKMGITGPEGHPLSRPPMVEGEAANRAIAIADVLGVPIYIVHVSCIEAAEAIARARARGQRVYGEVLAGHLLIDDSVYRDKDFARAAAHVMSPPFRPKIHQDFLWRGLQAGSLHTTATDHCTFCAQQKAAGIEHFAKIPNGCGGIEERLAVIWDAGVNTGRLTPSEFVAITSANTAKLFNLYPRKGVITEGADADLVLWDPQGTKTISAKTQHSKGDFNIFEGRTVKGIPSHTIAQGRVVFAHGDLRAEAGRGRYLKRPAFGPNFQAVTKRTQDLAPSAVSR